A window of Malania oleifera isolate guangnan ecotype guangnan chromosome 5, ASM2987363v1, whole genome shotgun sequence contains these coding sequences:
- the LOC131155945 gene encoding LRR receptor-like serine/threonine-protein kinase GSO1, translating into MKITLASIEEAKALLLWKDSLSSFSSSSYLSFWSITDIDNSCHWPGIVCSSADTISEINLFNASLTGTLQQFNFSSFPNLLCFNLSNNNLQGSIPSAISNLHNLSLLDLGNNHFTDHIPPEIGNLSQLQYLVFHNNNLNGTMPFQITSLQKLEHLDLGKNNLEYTEWSNSSSFPQLTHLSFSENEIRSEFPKFISNSQNLVYLDLSLNNLVGGIPQSVFSNLSKLEYFNLTANLFQGPLPLNISKLTDLKDLRLTDNQFNESIPEEIGLLSNLEVLHLINNSFEGKIPSSIGQLRKLQRLDLRMNKLNSTIPPELGLCTDLTYLALAVNSLTGELPLSLTNLTKITELGLSENLLSGELLPSFLSNWTKLISLQLQNNNFTGSIPSQIGLLTNLDFLFLYNNNFSGPIPSEIGNLTELGWLGLSGNKLSGSIPQTVWSLTNLKSLQLFSNEFSGTIHPDVGKLSSIVKIDLNTNQLQGELPNTISQLSNLQLFSVYSNNFSGSIPQNFGMNSPSLNFVSFSYNNFSGVLPNKLCSGFGLRYFTVNNNSFAGPLPQCLKNCSDLVRARFDRNQFTGNISDVFGSHPNLLHIDLRDNRFFGEIPSSLGNSTKLDYLDFSGNSFTGGIPKELQNCGSLSSLDFGGNQLSGNIPSELGNLTKLQNKLDLSSNSFSGTIPHTLGQLAELKNLNVSHNNLSGRIPETLSNLINLVLLDFSFNNFSGPIPNGTAFKNAPFSSYMGNQGLCGLGSGMTPCSSNMSMQTPLEFITSEL; encoded by the coding sequence ATGAAAATCACATTAGCAAGCATTGAAGAAGCAAAGGCTCTTCTCCTGTGGAAGGATAGcttgtcttctttttcttcctcttcttatCTCAGTTTTTGGTCCATCACCGACATCGATAACTCTTGCCACTGGCCAGGCATTGTTTGCAGCTCTGCTGATACCATATCCGAGATAAACCTCTTCAATGCCAGCCTTACCGGAACACTTCAGCAATTCAATTTCTCCTCATTTCCCAATCTCCTGTGCTTTAACCTCAGCAACAATAACCTCCAAGGTTCGATACCTTCTGCTATTTCGAATCTTCATAATCTCTCGTTGTTGGACTTGGGCAACAATCATTTCACTGACCACATTCCTCCAGAGATCGGAAACTTGTCCCAGCTTCAGTACCTTGTATTTCACAACAACAATCTCAATGGCACCATGCCTTTCCAAATTACTAGCCTTCAAAAGTTAGAGCACTTGGACTTGGGAAAAAACAATTTAGAATATACGGAGTGGTCAAACAGTTCTAGCTTTCCCCAGCTTACTCACCTTAGTTTTTCTGAAAATGAAATTAGATCAGAGTTCCCAAAGTTCATATCCAACAGCCAAAACCTGGTGTATCTTGACTTGTCCCTAAATAACCTCGTCGGAGGGATACCCCAATCAGTGTTTTCCAATCTGAGCAAGCTTGAATACTTCAATCTCACTGCTAATTTGTTTCAAGGACCACTGCCATTGAATATTTCCAAGTTGACTGATCTCAAAGATCTTCGACTTACAGATAACCAATTCAATGAGTCTATTCCTGAAGAGATTGGTCTACTTTCCAACCTTGAAGTCCTTCACTTGATTAACAATTCATTTGAAGGGAAAATTCCTTCTTCAATAGGCCAGCTCCGAAAACTTCAGAGACTAGACCTAAGGATGAACAAGTTGAATTCTACAATTCCTCCTGAGCTTGGCCTCTGTACCGACCTCACCTACTTGGCTCTAGCTGTGAATTCTCTCACTGGGGAATTGCCTCTGTCCTTAACCAATTTGACCAAGATAACTGAACTTGGCTTGTCTGAGAATTTACTTTCCGGGGAGTTATTGCCTTCTTTCCTCTCCAATTGGACCAAACTAATCTCTCTGCAACTTCAAAACAATAACTTCACTGGCAGTATTCCATCCCAAATTGGACTATTGACAAATCTTGATTTCCTTTTTCTATACAATAATAATTTCTCTGGTCCAATCCCTTCGGAGATCGGGAACTTGACAGAGTTAGGGTGGTTAGGCCTTTCGGGAAACAAGCTCTCAGGTTCGATTCCTCAAACAGTGTGGAGTCTCACAAACCTGAAATCCTTACAACTTTTCTCCAACGAGTTCAGTGGCACTATTCATCCAGACGTTGGAAAACTTTCTTCAATTGTTAAGATTGATCTCAACACAAATCAATTACAGGGAGAGTTGCCAAACACTATTTCTCAGCTTTCCAACCTACAATTGTTCTCTGTCTACTCCAATAATTTTTCTGGCAGCATTCCACAGAATTTTGGGATGAATAGTCCCTCTTTGAACTTTGTCAGCTTTTCATATAACAACTTCTCTGGAGTTCTGCCAAACAAACTATGCAGCGGTTTTGGCCTGCGATATTTTACAGTGAATAACAATAGTTTCGCCGGGCCACTGCCACAATGCTTGAAGAACTGCTCAGACCTAGTTAGAGCCCGATTCGACCGAAACCAGTTCACAGGAAATATTTCAGATGTATTTGGATCACATCCAAACCTTCTGCACATTGATCTAAGGGACAATCGATTCTTCGGTGAGATCCCTTCAAGTTTAGGCAATTCAACTAAGCTCGACTATCTCGACTTTTCGGGTAACAGCTTCACAGGAGGCATTCCAAAAGAGCTCCAGAACTGTGGGAGCTTATCGAGCCTAGATTTTGGCGGAAATCAACTTTCTGGTAACATACCCTCTGAGCTGGGCAACTTAACTAAATTGCAGAACAAGTTGGATCTTAGCAGCAATTCGTTCTCAGGTACAATTCCTCATACATTGGGGCAACTTGCCGAGTTGAAGAATCTCAACGTTTCCCACAATAACTTATCGGGAAGAATTCCAGAAACACTGTCCAATTTGATTAATCTAGTCCTTCTCGATTTCTCCTTTAATAATTTTTCTGGTCCAATCCCAAATGGTACGGCTTTCAAAAATGCACCGTTTTCAAGTTACATGGGAAACCAAGGTTTGTGCGGACTTGGATCGGGCATGACTCCATGCAGCAGCAACATGTCCATGCAAACCCCACTGGAATTTATTACTAGCGAGTTATGA